Proteins encoded by one window of Bactrocera oleae isolate idBacOlea1 chromosome 4, idBacOlea1, whole genome shotgun sequence:
- the Su(var)2-10 gene encoding E3 SUMO-protein ligase PIAS2 isoform X5 translates to MINLLRVVELQQILSFLNISFAGRKIDLQRRIINLLHTNYDLLSHKIREVYTQSIAEQQAQQYGPTDPKRMYSHMQMPQVQPNPAAGLPNAGQPTAVGAQPIAGVPPTGPGVANNMVPFMNPIPTHIPIHPDVRLKKLAFYDVLGVLIKPSSLVPRNTQRIQEVPFYFTLTPQQATEIASNRDIRNSNKIEHAIQVQLRFCLLETSCEQEDCFPPSVSVKVNNKLCQLPNVIPTNRPNVEPKRPPRPVNVTANVKLSPTVTNTITVQWCPDYTRGYCIAVYLVKKLTSAQLLHRMKTKGVKPADYTRGLIKEKLTEDADCEIATTMLKVSLNCPLGKMKMSIPCRASTCSHLQCFDASLYLQMNERKPTWNCPVCDKPAIYDNLVIDGYFQEVLASSLLKPDDTEIQLHKDGSWSTHSLRNEAQIIDTPTKPIEKVEVISDDIEVITTEDVKMVKAGAPPAIANDQPTSTTNSETVDLTLSDSDDDMPLAKRRPTIKQTSAASATNSAVSTSNINGSGNGNAAGNGGTNASQRNAFQPPRTGVAVLAILSALTRPTESTLPSPFVQGNSTVDAICNSIAADIRPVWKRKTLADCTKESRVQKRVRKDKSVSIETTIVAPVTATGESSANAILPKAINSLNAPIKTASAKTNSKKLKEAEDCEKAIRDRRKTLREKTLVIMQKYNEKKRDSSTNAAKPTNKSKLGATTAHAGNK, encoded by the exons ATGATAAATTTGCTTCGTGTAGTAGAGCTGCAACAGATACTATCATTTTTGAACATTTCGTTTGCTGGGCGTAAAATCGACTTACAACGGCGCATCATTAATCTATTACATACAAACTACGACTTATTGTCACATAAAATACGTGAAGTTTACACACAATCAAT TGCGGAGCAGCAGGCTCAACAGTACGGGCCAACAGATCCAAAAAGAATGTATTCACATATGCAAATGCCACAAGTGCAGCCCAATCCAGCAGCTGGTCTGCCTAATGCCGGTCAACCAACAGCTGTTGGTGCCCAACCAATCGCCGGTGTGCCGCCAACTGGGCCCGGTGTTGCCAACAACATGGTACCATTTATGAATCCCATACCCACACATATACCGATACATCCAGACGTACGTCTTAAGAAACTAGCTTTTTATGATGTACTGGGGGTGCTGATTAAGCCTTCATCACTTGTGCCGCGCAATACACAGCGTATACAAGAGGTACCCTTTTACTTTACATTGACACCACAACAGGCCACAGAGATTGCATCAAATCGTGACATACGAAACAGTAACAAAATTGAGCATGCTATACAAGTGCAGCTACGTTTCTGTTTATTAGAAACATCATGCGAACAAGAGGACTGCTTTCCGCCCAGTGTCAGCGTAAAGGTCAACAATAAGTTGTGCCAACTGCCG AATGTCATTCCAACAAATAGACCGAATGTGGAACCAAAACGACCACCACGCCCCGTCAATGTTACAGCAAATGTAAAGCTTTCGCCTACTGTTACCAACACAATCACAGTACAATGGTGCCCGGATTATACGCGTGGCTATTGCATTGCTGTATATTTGGTGAAGAAGCTGACTTCAGCGCAATTATTACATCGTATGAAGACCAAGGGCGTCAAACCAGCCGATTACACGCGCGGTTTAA tTAAAGAGAAACTCACTGAGGATGCAGATTGCGAAATCGCTACGACAATGCTTAAAGTTTCGCTTAATTGTCCGTTGGGCAAGATGAAAATGTCCATACCATGCCGTGCATCGACTTGCTCGCATTTACAATGTTTTGATGCTAGTCTTTACCTGCAGATGAACGAGCGTAAGCCTACATGGAATTGTCCAGTGTGCGATAAGCCAGCCATTTACGATAATCTGGTCATTGATGG CTACTTTCAAGAGGTACTCGCCTCATCGCTACTTAAACCCGACGATACGGAGATACAATTACATAAAGACGGCTCATGGAGCACACATAGTTTACGTAATGAGGCACAAATAATCGATACGCCGACAAAACCTATTGAAAAAGTCGAAGTTATTTCGGATGATATCG AAGTCATCACCACAGAAGATGTGAAAATGGTTAAAGCTGGTGCACCGCCTGCCATTGCTAATGATCAGCCCACATCAACGACAAATAGTGAAACG GTGGATTTAACGCTCAGCGATTCCGATGACGATATGCCGTTGGCCAAGCGGCGCCCCACCATTAAGCAAACTTCTGCCGCTAGCGCTACAAATTCGGCGGTATCCACATCTAACATTAACGGCAGCGGCAATGGCAATGCTGCAGGTAATGGCGGCACCAATGCAAGTCAGCGTAATGCTTTTCAACCACCACGAACTG GCGTAGCCGTTTTGGCAATTTTAAGTGCTTTGACTCGACCAACAGAAAGTACATTACCGTCACCATTTGTGCAGGGAAATTCAACCGTTGATGCCATTTGTAATAGCATTGCTGCCGACATACGGCCAGTGTGGAAGAGGAAAACATTGGCGGATTGTACGAAAGAGAGTCGTGTACAAAAGAGAGTTCGAAAAGACAAATCTGTATCCATTGAGACAACCATTGTGGCGCCGGTCACAGCTACGGGGGAGTCGTCTGCTAATGCCATCTTGCCCAAGGCTATTAATTCACTCAATGCACCAATTAAAACTGCATCTGctaaaacaaattcaaaaaaactaaaagaagcTGAAGATTGTGAAAAAGCCATTAGAGACCGCAGAAAAACTCTGCGGGAAAAGACGTTGGTAATTATGCAGAAATATAACGAGAAGAAGCGTGATAGTAGTACTAATGCTGCAAAGCCAACAAATAAGAGCAAATTGGGTGCAACAACGGCTCACGCGGGAAACAAATGA
- the Su(var)2-10 gene encoding E3 SUMO-protein ligase PIAS2 isoform X8: protein MRKTRSQTQAEAAMANAGRTASTSNSPSIVSSTENSGAQNMSTGNRMPQNIQIAAVSAQKRIVQQTEHFKIKECEEMINLLRVVELQQILSFLNISFAGRKIDLQRRIINLLHTNYDLLSHKIREVYTQSIAEQQAQQYGPTDPKRMYSHMQMPQVQPNPAAGLPNAGQPTAVGAQPIAGVPPTGPGVANNMVPFMNPIPTHIPIHPDVRLKKLAFYDVLGVLIKPSSLVPRNTQRIQEVPFYFTLTPQQATEIASNRDIRNSNKIEHAIQVQLRFCLLETSCEQEDCFPPSVSVKVNNKLCQLPNVIPTNRPNVEPKRPPRPVNVTANVKLSPTVTNTITVQWCPDYTRGYCIAVYLVKKLTSAQLLHRMKTKGVKPADYTRGLIKEKLTEDADCEIATTMLKVSLNCPLGKMKMSIPCRASTCSHLQCFDASLYLQMNERKPTWNCPVCDKPAIYDNLVIDGYFQEVLASSLLKPDDTEIQLHKDGSWSTHSLRNEAQIIDTPTKPIEKVEVISDDIEVITTEDVKMVKAGAPPAIANDQPTSTTNSETVDLTLSDSDDDMPLAKRRPTIKQTSAASATNSAVSTSNINGSGNGNAAGNGGTNASQRNAFQPPRTEADTTIISLDSPSPPNSPKFSERVKKHTHNAHNKHRNRKVDFNRGMSRKFF from the exons ATGCGTAAAACTCGTTCTCAAACTCAGGCGGAGGCCGCAATGGCAAATGCGGGACGTACGGCCTCCACATCCAATTCACCATCCATTGTTTCATCGACAGAGAACAGTGGAGCACAAAACATGAGCACGGGTAATCGCATGCCTCAAAATATCCAGATTGCTGCCGTAAGTGCACAGAAACGCATTGTTCAACAAACGGAACATTTCAAAATCAAG gAATGTGAGGAAATGATAAATTTGCTTCGTGTAGTAGAGCTGCAACAGATACTATCATTTTTGAACATTTCGTTTGCTGGGCGTAAAATCGACTTACAACGGCGCATCATTAATCTATTACATACAAACTACGACTTATTGTCACATAAAATACGTGAAGTTTACACACAATCAAT TGCGGAGCAGCAGGCTCAACAGTACGGGCCAACAGATCCAAAAAGAATGTATTCACATATGCAAATGCCACAAGTGCAGCCCAATCCAGCAGCTGGTCTGCCTAATGCCGGTCAACCAACAGCTGTTGGTGCCCAACCAATCGCCGGTGTGCCGCCAACTGGGCCCGGTGTTGCCAACAACATGGTACCATTTATGAATCCCATACCCACACATATACCGATACATCCAGACGTACGTCTTAAGAAACTAGCTTTTTATGATGTACTGGGGGTGCTGATTAAGCCTTCATCACTTGTGCCGCGCAATACACAGCGTATACAAGAGGTACCCTTTTACTTTACATTGACACCACAACAGGCCACAGAGATTGCATCAAATCGTGACATACGAAACAGTAACAAAATTGAGCATGCTATACAAGTGCAGCTACGTTTCTGTTTATTAGAAACATCATGCGAACAAGAGGACTGCTTTCCGCCCAGTGTCAGCGTAAAGGTCAACAATAAGTTGTGCCAACTGCCG AATGTCATTCCAACAAATAGACCGAATGTGGAACCAAAACGACCACCACGCCCCGTCAATGTTACAGCAAATGTAAAGCTTTCGCCTACTGTTACCAACACAATCACAGTACAATGGTGCCCGGATTATACGCGTGGCTATTGCATTGCTGTATATTTGGTGAAGAAGCTGACTTCAGCGCAATTATTACATCGTATGAAGACCAAGGGCGTCAAACCAGCCGATTACACGCGCGGTTTAA tTAAAGAGAAACTCACTGAGGATGCAGATTGCGAAATCGCTACGACAATGCTTAAAGTTTCGCTTAATTGTCCGTTGGGCAAGATGAAAATGTCCATACCATGCCGTGCATCGACTTGCTCGCATTTACAATGTTTTGATGCTAGTCTTTACCTGCAGATGAACGAGCGTAAGCCTACATGGAATTGTCCAGTGTGCGATAAGCCAGCCATTTACGATAATCTGGTCATTGATGG CTACTTTCAAGAGGTACTCGCCTCATCGCTACTTAAACCCGACGATACGGAGATACAATTACATAAAGACGGCTCATGGAGCACACATAGTTTACGTAATGAGGCACAAATAATCGATACGCCGACAAAACCTATTGAAAAAGTCGAAGTTATTTCGGATGATATCG AAGTCATCACCACAGAAGATGTGAAAATGGTTAAAGCTGGTGCACCGCCTGCCATTGCTAATGATCAGCCCACATCAACGACAAATAGTGAAACG GTGGATTTAACGCTCAGCGATTCCGATGACGATATGCCGTTGGCCAAGCGGCGCCCCACCATTAAGCAAACTTCTGCCGCTAGCGCTACAAATTCGGCGGTATCCACATCTAACATTAACGGCAGCGGCAATGGCAATGCTGCAGGTAATGGCGGCACCAATGCAAGTCAGCGTAATGCTTTTCAACCACCACGAACTG
- the Su(var)2-10 gene encoding E3 SUMO-protein ligase PIAS2 isoform X2, translating into MKRNLSSFSECEEMINLLRVVELQQILSFLNISFAGRKIDLQRRIINLLHTNYDLLSHKIREVYTQSIAEQQAQQYGPTDPKRMYSHMQMPQVQPNPAAGLPNAGQPTAVGAQPIAGVPPTGPGVANNMVPFMNPIPTHIPIHPDVRLKKLAFYDVLGVLIKPSSLVPRNTQRIQEVPFYFTLTPQQATEIASNRDIRNSNKIEHAIQVQLRFCLLETSCEQEDCFPPSVSVKVNNKLCQLPNVIPTNRPNVEPKRPPRPVNVTANVKLSPTVTNTITVQWCPDYTRGYCIAVYLVKKLTSAQLLHRMKTKGVKPADYTRGLIKEKLTEDADCEIATTMLKVSLNCPLGKMKMSIPCRASTCSHLQCFDASLYLQMNERKPTWNCPVCDKPAIYDNLVIDGYFQEVLASSLLKPDDTEIQLHKDGSWSTHSLRNEAQIIDTPTKPIEKVEVISDDIEVITTEDVKMVKAGAPPAIANDQPTSTTNSETVDLTLSDSDDDMPLAKRRPTIKQTSAASATNSAVSTSNINGSGNGNAAGNGGTNASQRNAFQPPRTGVAVLAILSALTRPTESTLPSPFVQGNSTVDAICNSIAADIRPVWKRKTLADCTKESRVQKRVRKDKSVSIETTIVAPVTATGESSANAILPKAINSLNAPIKTASAKTNSKKLKEAEDCEKAIRDRRKTLREKTLVIMQKYNEKKRDSSTNAAKPTNKSKLGATTAHAGNK; encoded by the exons ATGAAACGAAATCTTAGCAGTTTCTcg gAATGTGAGGAAATGATAAATTTGCTTCGTGTAGTAGAGCTGCAACAGATACTATCATTTTTGAACATTTCGTTTGCTGGGCGTAAAATCGACTTACAACGGCGCATCATTAATCTATTACATACAAACTACGACTTATTGTCACATAAAATACGTGAAGTTTACACACAATCAAT TGCGGAGCAGCAGGCTCAACAGTACGGGCCAACAGATCCAAAAAGAATGTATTCACATATGCAAATGCCACAAGTGCAGCCCAATCCAGCAGCTGGTCTGCCTAATGCCGGTCAACCAACAGCTGTTGGTGCCCAACCAATCGCCGGTGTGCCGCCAACTGGGCCCGGTGTTGCCAACAACATGGTACCATTTATGAATCCCATACCCACACATATACCGATACATCCAGACGTACGTCTTAAGAAACTAGCTTTTTATGATGTACTGGGGGTGCTGATTAAGCCTTCATCACTTGTGCCGCGCAATACACAGCGTATACAAGAGGTACCCTTTTACTTTACATTGACACCACAACAGGCCACAGAGATTGCATCAAATCGTGACATACGAAACAGTAACAAAATTGAGCATGCTATACAAGTGCAGCTACGTTTCTGTTTATTAGAAACATCATGCGAACAAGAGGACTGCTTTCCGCCCAGTGTCAGCGTAAAGGTCAACAATAAGTTGTGCCAACTGCCG AATGTCATTCCAACAAATAGACCGAATGTGGAACCAAAACGACCACCACGCCCCGTCAATGTTACAGCAAATGTAAAGCTTTCGCCTACTGTTACCAACACAATCACAGTACAATGGTGCCCGGATTATACGCGTGGCTATTGCATTGCTGTATATTTGGTGAAGAAGCTGACTTCAGCGCAATTATTACATCGTATGAAGACCAAGGGCGTCAAACCAGCCGATTACACGCGCGGTTTAA tTAAAGAGAAACTCACTGAGGATGCAGATTGCGAAATCGCTACGACAATGCTTAAAGTTTCGCTTAATTGTCCGTTGGGCAAGATGAAAATGTCCATACCATGCCGTGCATCGACTTGCTCGCATTTACAATGTTTTGATGCTAGTCTTTACCTGCAGATGAACGAGCGTAAGCCTACATGGAATTGTCCAGTGTGCGATAAGCCAGCCATTTACGATAATCTGGTCATTGATGG CTACTTTCAAGAGGTACTCGCCTCATCGCTACTTAAACCCGACGATACGGAGATACAATTACATAAAGACGGCTCATGGAGCACACATAGTTTACGTAATGAGGCACAAATAATCGATACGCCGACAAAACCTATTGAAAAAGTCGAAGTTATTTCGGATGATATCG AAGTCATCACCACAGAAGATGTGAAAATGGTTAAAGCTGGTGCACCGCCTGCCATTGCTAATGATCAGCCCACATCAACGACAAATAGTGAAACG GTGGATTTAACGCTCAGCGATTCCGATGACGATATGCCGTTGGCCAAGCGGCGCCCCACCATTAAGCAAACTTCTGCCGCTAGCGCTACAAATTCGGCGGTATCCACATCTAACATTAACGGCAGCGGCAATGGCAATGCTGCAGGTAATGGCGGCACCAATGCAAGTCAGCGTAATGCTTTTCAACCACCACGAACTG GCGTAGCCGTTTTGGCAATTTTAAGTGCTTTGACTCGACCAACAGAAAGTACATTACCGTCACCATTTGTGCAGGGAAATTCAACCGTTGATGCCATTTGTAATAGCATTGCTGCCGACATACGGCCAGTGTGGAAGAGGAAAACATTGGCGGATTGTACGAAAGAGAGTCGTGTACAAAAGAGAGTTCGAAAAGACAAATCTGTATCCATTGAGACAACCATTGTGGCGCCGGTCACAGCTACGGGGGAGTCGTCTGCTAATGCCATCTTGCCCAAGGCTATTAATTCACTCAATGCACCAATTAAAACTGCATCTGctaaaacaaattcaaaaaaactaaaagaagcTGAAGATTGTGAAAAAGCCATTAGAGACCGCAGAAAAACTCTGCGGGAAAAGACGTTGGTAATTATGCAGAAATATAACGAGAAGAAGCGTGATAGTAGTACTAATGCTGCAAAGCCAACAAATAAGAGCAAATTGGGTGCAACAACGGCTCACGCGGGAAACAAATGA
- the Su(var)2-10 gene encoding E3 SUMO-protein ligase PIAS2 isoform X1, whose protein sequence is MRKTRSQTQAEAAMANAGRTASTSNSPSIVSSTENSGAQNMSTGNRMPQNIQIAAVSAQKRIVQQTEHFKIKECEEMINLLRVVELQQILSFLNISFAGRKIDLQRRIINLLHTNYDLLSHKIREVYTQSIAEQQAQQYGPTDPKRMYSHMQMPQVQPNPAAGLPNAGQPTAVGAQPIAGVPPTGPGVANNMVPFMNPIPTHIPIHPDVRLKKLAFYDVLGVLIKPSSLVPRNTQRIQEVPFYFTLTPQQATEIASNRDIRNSNKIEHAIQVQLRFCLLETSCEQEDCFPPSVSVKVNNKLCQLPNVIPTNRPNVEPKRPPRPVNVTANVKLSPTVTNTITVQWCPDYTRGYCIAVYLVKKLTSAQLLHRMKTKGVKPADYTRGLIKEKLTEDADCEIATTMLKVSLNCPLGKMKMSIPCRASTCSHLQCFDASLYLQMNERKPTWNCPVCDKPAIYDNLVIDGYFQEVLASSLLKPDDTEIQLHKDGSWSTHSLRNEAQIIDTPTKPIEKVEVISDDIEVITTEDVKMVKAGAPPAIANDQPTSTTNSETVDLTLSDSDDDMPLAKRRPTIKQTSAASATNSAVSTSNINGSGNGNAAGNGGTNASQRNAFQPPRTGVAVLAILSALTRPTESTLPSPFVQGNSTVDAICNSIAADIRPVWKRKTLADCTKESRVQKRVRKDKSVSIETTIVAPVTATGESSANAILPKAINSLNAPIKTASAKTNSKKLKEAEDCEKAIRDRRKTLREKTLVIMQKYNEKKRDSSTNAAKPTNKSKLGATTAHAGNK, encoded by the exons ATGCGTAAAACTCGTTCTCAAACTCAGGCGGAGGCCGCAATGGCAAATGCGGGACGTACGGCCTCCACATCCAATTCACCATCCATTGTTTCATCGACAGAGAACAGTGGAGCACAAAACATGAGCACGGGTAATCGCATGCCTCAAAATATCCAGATTGCTGCCGTAAGTGCACAGAAACGCATTGTTCAACAAACGGAACATTTCAAAATCAAG gAATGTGAGGAAATGATAAATTTGCTTCGTGTAGTAGAGCTGCAACAGATACTATCATTTTTGAACATTTCGTTTGCTGGGCGTAAAATCGACTTACAACGGCGCATCATTAATCTATTACATACAAACTACGACTTATTGTCACATAAAATACGTGAAGTTTACACACAATCAAT TGCGGAGCAGCAGGCTCAACAGTACGGGCCAACAGATCCAAAAAGAATGTATTCACATATGCAAATGCCACAAGTGCAGCCCAATCCAGCAGCTGGTCTGCCTAATGCCGGTCAACCAACAGCTGTTGGTGCCCAACCAATCGCCGGTGTGCCGCCAACTGGGCCCGGTGTTGCCAACAACATGGTACCATTTATGAATCCCATACCCACACATATACCGATACATCCAGACGTACGTCTTAAGAAACTAGCTTTTTATGATGTACTGGGGGTGCTGATTAAGCCTTCATCACTTGTGCCGCGCAATACACAGCGTATACAAGAGGTACCCTTTTACTTTACATTGACACCACAACAGGCCACAGAGATTGCATCAAATCGTGACATACGAAACAGTAACAAAATTGAGCATGCTATACAAGTGCAGCTACGTTTCTGTTTATTAGAAACATCATGCGAACAAGAGGACTGCTTTCCGCCCAGTGTCAGCGTAAAGGTCAACAATAAGTTGTGCCAACTGCCG AATGTCATTCCAACAAATAGACCGAATGTGGAACCAAAACGACCACCACGCCCCGTCAATGTTACAGCAAATGTAAAGCTTTCGCCTACTGTTACCAACACAATCACAGTACAATGGTGCCCGGATTATACGCGTGGCTATTGCATTGCTGTATATTTGGTGAAGAAGCTGACTTCAGCGCAATTATTACATCGTATGAAGACCAAGGGCGTCAAACCAGCCGATTACACGCGCGGTTTAA tTAAAGAGAAACTCACTGAGGATGCAGATTGCGAAATCGCTACGACAATGCTTAAAGTTTCGCTTAATTGTCCGTTGGGCAAGATGAAAATGTCCATACCATGCCGTGCATCGACTTGCTCGCATTTACAATGTTTTGATGCTAGTCTTTACCTGCAGATGAACGAGCGTAAGCCTACATGGAATTGTCCAGTGTGCGATAAGCCAGCCATTTACGATAATCTGGTCATTGATGG CTACTTTCAAGAGGTACTCGCCTCATCGCTACTTAAACCCGACGATACGGAGATACAATTACATAAAGACGGCTCATGGAGCACACATAGTTTACGTAATGAGGCACAAATAATCGATACGCCGACAAAACCTATTGAAAAAGTCGAAGTTATTTCGGATGATATCG AAGTCATCACCACAGAAGATGTGAAAATGGTTAAAGCTGGTGCACCGCCTGCCATTGCTAATGATCAGCCCACATCAACGACAAATAGTGAAACG GTGGATTTAACGCTCAGCGATTCCGATGACGATATGCCGTTGGCCAAGCGGCGCCCCACCATTAAGCAAACTTCTGCCGCTAGCGCTACAAATTCGGCGGTATCCACATCTAACATTAACGGCAGCGGCAATGGCAATGCTGCAGGTAATGGCGGCACCAATGCAAGTCAGCGTAATGCTTTTCAACCACCACGAACTG GCGTAGCCGTTTTGGCAATTTTAAGTGCTTTGACTCGACCAACAGAAAGTACATTACCGTCACCATTTGTGCAGGGAAATTCAACCGTTGATGCCATTTGTAATAGCATTGCTGCCGACATACGGCCAGTGTGGAAGAGGAAAACATTGGCGGATTGTACGAAAGAGAGTCGTGTACAAAAGAGAGTTCGAAAAGACAAATCTGTATCCATTGAGACAACCATTGTGGCGCCGGTCACAGCTACGGGGGAGTCGTCTGCTAATGCCATCTTGCCCAAGGCTATTAATTCACTCAATGCACCAATTAAAACTGCATCTGctaaaacaaattcaaaaaaactaaaagaagcTGAAGATTGTGAAAAAGCCATTAGAGACCGCAGAAAAACTCTGCGGGAAAAGACGTTGGTAATTATGCAGAAATATAACGAGAAGAAGCGTGATAGTAGTACTAATGCTGCAAAGCCAACAAATAAGAGCAAATTGGGTGCAACAACGGCTCACGCGGGAAACAAATGA
- the Su(var)2-10 gene encoding E3 SUMO-protein ligase PIAS2 isoform X3: protein MNECEEMINLLRVVELQQILSFLNISFAGRKIDLQRRIINLLHTNYDLLSHKIREVYTQSIAEQQAQQYGPTDPKRMYSHMQMPQVQPNPAAGLPNAGQPTAVGAQPIAGVPPTGPGVANNMVPFMNPIPTHIPIHPDVRLKKLAFYDVLGVLIKPSSLVPRNTQRIQEVPFYFTLTPQQATEIASNRDIRNSNKIEHAIQVQLRFCLLETSCEQEDCFPPSVSVKVNNKLCQLPNVIPTNRPNVEPKRPPRPVNVTANVKLSPTVTNTITVQWCPDYTRGYCIAVYLVKKLTSAQLLHRMKTKGVKPADYTRGLIKEKLTEDADCEIATTMLKVSLNCPLGKMKMSIPCRASTCSHLQCFDASLYLQMNERKPTWNCPVCDKPAIYDNLVIDGYFQEVLASSLLKPDDTEIQLHKDGSWSTHSLRNEAQIIDTPTKPIEKVEVISDDIEVITTEDVKMVKAGAPPAIANDQPTSTTNSETVDLTLSDSDDDMPLAKRRPTIKQTSAASATNSAVSTSNINGSGNGNAAGNGGTNASQRNAFQPPRTGVAVLAILSALTRPTESTLPSPFVQGNSTVDAICNSIAADIRPVWKRKTLADCTKESRVQKRVRKDKSVSIETTIVAPVTATGESSANAILPKAINSLNAPIKTASAKTNSKKLKEAEDCEKAIRDRRKTLREKTLVIMQKYNEKKRDSSTNAAKPTNKSKLGATTAHAGNK, encoded by the exons ATGAAc gAATGTGAGGAAATGATAAATTTGCTTCGTGTAGTAGAGCTGCAACAGATACTATCATTTTTGAACATTTCGTTTGCTGGGCGTAAAATCGACTTACAACGGCGCATCATTAATCTATTACATACAAACTACGACTTATTGTCACATAAAATACGTGAAGTTTACACACAATCAAT TGCGGAGCAGCAGGCTCAACAGTACGGGCCAACAGATCCAAAAAGAATGTATTCACATATGCAAATGCCACAAGTGCAGCCCAATCCAGCAGCTGGTCTGCCTAATGCCGGTCAACCAACAGCTGTTGGTGCCCAACCAATCGCCGGTGTGCCGCCAACTGGGCCCGGTGTTGCCAACAACATGGTACCATTTATGAATCCCATACCCACACATATACCGATACATCCAGACGTACGTCTTAAGAAACTAGCTTTTTATGATGTACTGGGGGTGCTGATTAAGCCTTCATCACTTGTGCCGCGCAATACACAGCGTATACAAGAGGTACCCTTTTACTTTACATTGACACCACAACAGGCCACAGAGATTGCATCAAATCGTGACATACGAAACAGTAACAAAATTGAGCATGCTATACAAGTGCAGCTACGTTTCTGTTTATTAGAAACATCATGCGAACAAGAGGACTGCTTTCCGCCCAGTGTCAGCGTAAAGGTCAACAATAAGTTGTGCCAACTGCCG AATGTCATTCCAACAAATAGACCGAATGTGGAACCAAAACGACCACCACGCCCCGTCAATGTTACAGCAAATGTAAAGCTTTCGCCTACTGTTACCAACACAATCACAGTACAATGGTGCCCGGATTATACGCGTGGCTATTGCATTGCTGTATATTTGGTGAAGAAGCTGACTTCAGCGCAATTATTACATCGTATGAAGACCAAGGGCGTCAAACCAGCCGATTACACGCGCGGTTTAA tTAAAGAGAAACTCACTGAGGATGCAGATTGCGAAATCGCTACGACAATGCTTAAAGTTTCGCTTAATTGTCCGTTGGGCAAGATGAAAATGTCCATACCATGCCGTGCATCGACTTGCTCGCATTTACAATGTTTTGATGCTAGTCTTTACCTGCAGATGAACGAGCGTAAGCCTACATGGAATTGTCCAGTGTGCGATAAGCCAGCCATTTACGATAATCTGGTCATTGATGG CTACTTTCAAGAGGTACTCGCCTCATCGCTACTTAAACCCGACGATACGGAGATACAATTACATAAAGACGGCTCATGGAGCACACATAGTTTACGTAATGAGGCACAAATAATCGATACGCCGACAAAACCTATTGAAAAAGTCGAAGTTATTTCGGATGATATCG AAGTCATCACCACAGAAGATGTGAAAATGGTTAAAGCTGGTGCACCGCCTGCCATTGCTAATGATCAGCCCACATCAACGACAAATAGTGAAACG GTGGATTTAACGCTCAGCGATTCCGATGACGATATGCCGTTGGCCAAGCGGCGCCCCACCATTAAGCAAACTTCTGCCGCTAGCGCTACAAATTCGGCGGTATCCACATCTAACATTAACGGCAGCGGCAATGGCAATGCTGCAGGTAATGGCGGCACCAATGCAAGTCAGCGTAATGCTTTTCAACCACCACGAACTG GCGTAGCCGTTTTGGCAATTTTAAGTGCTTTGACTCGACCAACAGAAAGTACATTACCGTCACCATTTGTGCAGGGAAATTCAACCGTTGATGCCATTTGTAATAGCATTGCTGCCGACATACGGCCAGTGTGGAAGAGGAAAACATTGGCGGATTGTACGAAAGAGAGTCGTGTACAAAAGAGAGTTCGAAAAGACAAATCTGTATCCATTGAGACAACCATTGTGGCGCCGGTCACAGCTACGGGGGAGTCGTCTGCTAATGCCATCTTGCCCAAGGCTATTAATTCACTCAATGCACCAATTAAAACTGCATCTGctaaaacaaattcaaaaaaactaaaagaagcTGAAGATTGTGAAAAAGCCATTAGAGACCGCAGAAAAACTCTGCGGGAAAAGACGTTGGTAATTATGCAGAAATATAACGAGAAGAAGCGTGATAGTAGTACTAATGCTGCAAAGCCAACAAATAAGAGCAAATTGGGTGCAACAACGGCTCACGCGGGAAACAAATGA